One Amblyomma americanum isolate KBUSLIRL-KWMA chromosome 8, ASM5285725v1, whole genome shotgun sequence DNA window includes the following coding sequences:
- the LOC144101553 gene encoding uncharacterized protein LOC144101553, with the protein MVHANGYNALPRIYSNVFYFVRHEGLEFYRDNLPVKPPHVVVDSLGDDPALRSLLLVFRLSDVAQQALSGEEKEAKTRESSVRRRERQLVRSGGQQSQSGSERLVRRRVLVVGDSNVARVDGGVLTTVKADRSVQMEAQSGKCMVDAMAEAQEVVGGSMDGEHVVVIHAGLNDVLKGRSQNLEELEVGMRRLRESSESVHVTICRIPEVQRQARETERRIIEANRVIRLSSRRLRYEVMEVNSEVYEARPHPFAQDGIHYDGATAKRVCSRIGRQATAFFWGPKALREPL; encoded by the exons ATGGTGCACGCCAACGGCTACAATGCTCTTCCGCGCATTTACTCGAACGTCTTTTatttcgttaggcacgagggcctcgagttctacagagacAACTTGCCTGTTAAGCCACCTCATGTagtcg TGGACTCACTGGGTGACGATCCGGCTCTTAGAAGTCTTCTCTTGGTCTTCCGGCTGAG tgatgtagcgcagcaggctttgagtggggaagagaaAGAGGCAAAAACTCGCGagagtagcgtacggcggcgggagagacagctagtgcgatccggagggcaacagtcgcaatcaggaagcgaacggttagtgcggaggagggttctggtagtcggtgactcgaacgtagcgagggttgatgGAGGCGTTTTGActacagtgaaggcggacaggagCGTGCAGATGGAGGcacagtcagggaagtgcatggtagatgcaatggccgaagctcaggaggtggtggggggcagcatggatggcgaacacgttgtcgttatccatgctggtctcaacgatgtgctgaaggggaggagccagaatctcgaggaGTTAGAAGTGGgcatgcgtaggcttagagagtcctctgagagtgtgcatgtgaccatatgcagaatcccagaggtccagagacaggctagggaaacggaaaggaggatcatcgaggctaaccgtgtaattaggctatcgagtcgacgactaagatacgaggtgatggaagtGAACAGCGAAGTGTACGAggccaggccccacccttttgcacaggatggcattcactacgatGGTGCCACTGCCAAGAGGGTgtgtagtaggataggtcgccaggcaacagcttttttttggGGACCCAAAGCTCTGAGGGAACCACTGTAg